ACAACTTAGTTATCAAGTTGAAATGTTGCATTCCTGTAAAGACGCAGCGGATAGGATTGCTTGTCACTTGGAGAGTTTAGTTTACAAGCAAGGTTAACTATTTTATAAGAAGCAACCTTTTTGGGGTGTATTTCCTAAGATGTGTATCTTTTCCAGTATGGAGGTCCCCTCAGATCAGTATAAAGCCATAGAGAATAATACTAAAAACTTGGAGAAGATACTGCCTTATTCGTATCAGCAATTGAGGGCTTAAGTTAAATAATTCAATAGTAGGATACGTTTAAAGGAATAAATTTAGAGCGAAATTAAAGCAACTAAAGGAAGATAAATAGGTGTAAAATATCTATCATCAAACGCCTCAAATATTATCAACTGCCATTTAGAATCTCTTGTATATATGTGATTGATTATTAGAAGTTCAGCTAATGAAAAGGCTGAACTTCTTATTTATCATTAGCGAAATATACAACTGAATATCGAAATGTTTCAATTATTTGTATTAGATTATCGCTTCCTGTACATTGTTGGAGTTTTCATAAAATGGTATTCTATAACTATATTAGGAAAAAGGAGGGAAGTATGTGGAAGAATATGAATTGTTTATTAGTCTTTTAGAACCTAAAGATATGAAAGAAATATGTGTAAGATTTAATATCCAGGTAGAAGGTTTTTCGAGATTAAGAATAACTCCTCCAAGAGAAAAGATGGTTGATGCCATAAGAATATACTTGATAAATGGTTTAATGAAAAAGAAAAAGAGAGCTATTAACTTTGCAACCTTGTTAAATTCTATTTCAAATTCAATGATAGAAAGAGACCCAACGTTGAGAGAACTTACTTTAGAGGAGTTTATTATTAGGGTTAAAATTGATCGGAATATAAAATTATATCAAGGTTTTGCAATGTTATATTCAATTCATAATAATATTTTTTATGAATTTAGAGAGTTGTTATTTCAGAATAGAAAAGAAGGAAAATGGTTATTTTCAAACTTAACAAATGCAGATAATTTACCTTCGCTTGATTTAATAAAAAGCTTAATTCATCAACAATCCTCATCTGAATTTGCAACAATACACAAAAAATTAAAATCTTATGAGAAATTAGAAAAAAATAGAATTGGAGAGGAGTTATATGAAAAACTTAAGTTAGAAATATCTGGATCCGAGGAGAAGTTGTTACAGGAGTTGGTAAGAACCCCAAAAGCTGAACACACTTGTTTATACCTTGTCTTCTTGTTAGAAAGTGATAATTACAAATATTCAAATTACTCTTTTATTGTAAAAGAAATAGATAGCGCTTACAAGAGTCAGGTGATAATTCAAAGAGTAAAAGAATACAAGGAAATGACAAATTTGCAATTGAAATATAGGGAGGAAGTTAATTTTCTATCAGAAAAGAATGAGATGCTAGAAGCCAAGAATGAAGAATTATTATTATCTATTAAAGAAAAAAATACTCTAATTAGTGAAACAGAGATTTTAAGGAAGAAACTAATGGAAGAAAAAACTTATATTCAAAAAAATGAACCATTCAGGTTGTTCTTTTATAAACTGCTGATTGATAAAGATTTTTTAATAATTACTATGGAGAAAGACAGCTTTGAGGAAACTCCATTTGAAGAGATAGTTATAAATAAAAAGGAATTTAGTACCATAAGTAAAAGAGATTTTAAAAAAATAAAAGGAAAGTATCTTTTTTTTATAAGAAATTCATTCACAAAACGAGAGTGGGAAGAAATCAAGAAATTTTTAGATACTAAGAACTTACTTTATTTTGAAGTCGGTAGATATACTATTACAGATTACATCGAAGAAATTATTTTACACTTGTATCGAGAGGAGAAGAATTATGAATTTTACAACTACACATGAGGGTTTAATTAATTCAGAGGAAAAGAGACGAATAGAAGAGTGTTTAATTATGGGAAGGTTAGCAGATGATGGTCCAGGATTACCTTCCACAGGGATAGAGCAAGGAAGAGCTGTCAGCTTAACAACTTTTGCGGGCCCAGATAAGGTTATTTTTTATATAAAGAGTTTATCTGAAGAACCTTTTTTATTAATGGAGAAGTTAGGGAAAAGAAATGAGGAAGTTTTTGTAACATTTGATAATAGAAATAAGACATATCTAGATCGCTTTAAGTATTTTACATTAAATGATGAGGAAAAAGTTGAATTTTTAAGAAGTCACTTTATTAATAAACCAATACTTTTTAAGCCGAAACTAACATATGGAAATCAAGAAAGGTATCATTATAATCTCGAAATGCAATTCGTTGAGACTGAACCATTCACATTGGAAGATAGTTATTTTACTATTCCTCATGTAAAGAAGGGGTTGCCTCATAATAGGTTTGAAAAGGCTATGATTGAAGGAAAACCAATTGAACTTCCGTCCTATAATCATGGATTAGAACTTCCAGAATTTATAATTTGTGATAAGTATTTGTATCGATTAGAAGATGATGCATTTGAAAAGTATCCGATAAACGATAACCTTTATCTATGCAAAAAACCTTCTTCTGTAAAGAGAATAGACATACCTAGTAAAGAGGAGTTTAAACAATTGACATTTAAGGAAGTATCCTTTGTTCCCTATAGTACAAAAATGGATTTTAATGACCTTCCTGGGCAGACAATTACAGAATTAAATAAGGCTGAAGAACAAAGAGTTAAAAAGAGTGAACGGGTAAATAAAGATAATAAAGCAAATAAAATAAATGAGGATAATTCTAAAAGTAGAACAAATTCTAACGTGTCAAATAATATAGCAGAAAACGAATTTATTGCTTGGTTACATTATTTGGCAGAGAAAAATAATTTAGTTTATGAGTCTCATGATTTAATAAATTTTCACACTTCCATGAAGACAGCAAGGTTTTCTATATTGGGTGGAATGAGTGGAACTGGTAAAAGTAAATTAGCTAGAGTTTATGCGGATGCCTTAGGATTAGAAGAGGGAAAAAATCTTCTATTCATTCCTGTTAGCCCTTCTTTTACAGAACCTTCGGATGTATTGGGATTTTTAAATCCTCAAACTGGTCTTTATTTAGAGAGTGAAACAGGGTTAATTAGTTTCTTGGTAGAGGCAAAAAAGAAGCCAAGACAGCTTCATATGGTTGTTTTTGACGAAATGAACTTAGGTCAAGTTGAGCATTATTTCTCACCTTTTATTTCTTTATTAGAAGGTGAAGAAGATGAAAGGATTCTACGACTTTTCAGTAAAAATCATTTCTCACACCATCCAGATTTAAAAGAGATAAAAATTGGTTCAAATGTATTATTTGTAGGTACAGCTAACTTTGATGAAACTACGAAGGATTTCTCTAATAGGATGCTTGATAGATCCAATGTAATATTATTGGAGAAAAAAAGGTTTATTGAGGCAAAGAAAGAAGAAGAGAAAGCAGCACAGAATATACTTGAATATCAAAACAAAACACTAAGTTCACTTGAAGATCCAAACCCAGTTTCAAAAGATAACTTTCTGTCGTGGATCAATAAAGAGAGTGGTCTTTCTTCACTAGAGGATGATGAATTAATTGTCTTAGACAAATTACATGAGGAAATTAGTAACTTCGATTCACAAACAGGGGTTAGCTTTCGAATTGCAAAAAGCATAGGGCATTATTTAGAAAATATCCCCAAAGATGAAGATGGTTATGATTTGTTTTCTCGAGAATTAGCCTTTGATTACCAGATAAAGCAACGTATTTTAACAAAAATTCGTGGTCATAGAGACCAAATTGAAAATTTAGTTGGTTTTATTGATGAGGAAGAAAACTATAGGGATGGACGAATAGGTCATATTCTTCCAGAAGAAGATAATCAATTTTTTATTTCGAGAAGATATCTGAAACAAAAAGCAAAAGAGTTGATGCGTAATGGCTATACTATGTAATGGGCAAAAGCTGCCATTGAAATTGTCGTTTTATTTTAGACCAAATAAAGAAGAAGAAGTTACCCAAGTATGGAAACCAAATAGCATGAATGGACAAAAAAATTTCATTACTATTAAGGAAAACTGGTATGTGGGTATAAAATTCTATTGTGAGAACAAAGAAGATTATTGTGATGAAGCCAGAGTATCTTTACAAACCTCACTTTATGATCAAGATGATAACCAACAGAAATTAACATATTCCCTCTCAAATAAAGATGAGATAAAGTGGATATATAATAAAGACATTAGCAAGGATACGGTATACCCATGGAGAATGGGGAGTTATTTTATAGATATTGAATATAGAGGAGAACGTTTTAGTACAGGTTTTATTGTATTGCCAACTCACTTGACTGTTGAGCAAATATATACCATTCATAATTTCTTAGAATCAAAATCTGAAGGGATTATATATGATCTCATTTATAGTACACCTTCTCTTTCCAAAGTAATTGAAGAGCCGACTTCTAATCAGTGGGTATACGATTATGCTCGTTTAATGGAAGATGTTAAAGATAAAATACTTTACTCTCTTTACGAAATTGATAAAAGCCCTAGCACCCAATTAGAAAACGTATATAAAATATCTCCAAAGCAGGGGAGACTAGGAATAAAAAGTGTGAAATGGGAATGCAGAGGTAAATCATCTTTTAAAAATAAAAATAAATGTGAAAGTGTAAATACCCCACCAAATCAATGGTTAGTGCATATATTACAGAAGTGGAAAAATCGTATAAGTGAAGTGAAGAAAATATTACTAAAAAACCATGTTATGTTAGAAGATGAACTTATAAGGATTAGCGATGAAATTGAAGAAATAAATGTTAAAAAGGTTAAGTTGAAAACTCATAGTAATGCAGCTAAATCTACATTTTACCATTATGAAAACCTATTGACAAAATATACCAAAAACATTAAGAAAAATGAATCATTATATTTGCAACATGAAAAATGGATAAACACGCTTGAGT
This DNA window, taken from Alteribacter keqinensis, encodes the following:
- a CDS encoding McrB family protein; its protein translation is MNFTTTHEGLINSEEKRRIEECLIMGRLADDGPGLPSTGIEQGRAVSLTTFAGPDKVIFYIKSLSEEPFLLMEKLGKRNEEVFVTFDNRNKTYLDRFKYFTLNDEEKVEFLRSHFINKPILFKPKLTYGNQERYHYNLEMQFVETEPFTLEDSYFTIPHVKKGLPHNRFEKAMIEGKPIELPSYNHGLELPEFIICDKYLYRLEDDAFEKYPINDNLYLCKKPSSVKRIDIPSKEEFKQLTFKEVSFVPYSTKMDFNDLPGQTITELNKAEEQRVKKSERVNKDNKANKINEDNSKSRTNSNVSNNIAENEFIAWLHYLAEKNNLVYESHDLINFHTSMKTARFSILGGMSGTGKSKLARVYADALGLEEGKNLLFIPVSPSFTEPSDVLGFLNPQTGLYLESETGLISFLVEAKKKPRQLHMVVFDEMNLGQVEHYFSPFISLLEGEEDERILRLFSKNHFSHHPDLKEIKIGSNVLFVGTANFDETTKDFSNRMLDRSNVILLEKKRFIEAKKEEEKAAQNILEYQNKTLSSLEDPNPVSKDNFLSWINKESGLSSLEDDELIVLDKLHEEISNFDSQTGVSFRIAKSIGHYLENIPKDEDGYDLFSRELAFDYQIKQRILTKIRGHRDQIENLVGFIDEEENYRDGRIGHILPEEDNQFFISRRYLKQKAKELMRNGYTM